The genomic interval GCCACCAGCATGCTCCCGAGCATCCTGCAGCGGCACGGCCGCCTCCCCGCGGTGCACGCCGAAGACGGCGCCGAGCTGCGGAGCGGCACCGTCTACGTGGCGCCCCCCAACCGGCACCTGGTGGTGCACCAGGGGCACGTGCGGCTCACCGCCGGCCCCCGCGAGAACGGCCACCGCCCCGCGGCCGACCCGCTCTTCCGCTCGGCGGCGCGCTCGTACGGGCCGCGGGTGATCGGCGTTGTGCTCTCGGGAAACCTGGACGACGGGACGGCCGGGCTGGCCGCCGTCCGCCGCCACGGCGGCATGACGGTGGTGCAGGACCCCGCCGACGCGCTCTACCCCGGGATGCCGCTCAGCGCCATCTCCAACGCGAAGGTGCACCACGTGGCGCCCCTGGCGGAGCTCCCCGCGCTGCTGGTGGAGCTGGTGAACACCCCCGTGCAGGAGGAGGTGGAGGCGATGGAAGACACCCGGGGAAACGGCTCCCGGGACGACGTGGAGGCCGAGATCGCCGAACTGGACCCCGCGGCGCTCCAGGCCGACGAGCGTCCCGGCACCCCGTCGGGCTTCTCCTGCCCCGAGTGCCACGGCGTGCTCTGGGAGCTCAAGGACGGCGAGCTGGTGCGCTACCGCTGCCGGGTGGGGCACGCCTACGGCGCCGAGACGCTCCTGGCCGAGCAGGACGAGAGCGTCGAGGCGGCGCTGTGGACCGCGTTCCAGGCGCTCAAGGAGCGCGGCGCCCTGGCCCGGCGCATGTGCCGCCGCATGGAGGAGCGGGGGAACGGGCGCTCCGCCGGCCACTTCCTCGCGCAGGCCGACGAGGCCGACCGCCGCGCCGAGGTGATCCGCCGCGTGCTGCGCGGCGCCGCCGACACCGGCATCGAGGCCGGACAGACCGGCCGGGCGGCCGTCGGCTGACCCCTTCGTGACCGCGGCCCACCCCCCGCCCCTCGGCGCGCCGTCCGGCTTCCCCGCGCCTTCGGGGCACGCCATCCTGGCCGAGGCCAGCCGCATCCTGGCCGACTCGCTCGACTACGAGTCCACCCTGTCCGCCGTGGCCGGCCTGGCCCTGCCGCACCTGGGCGCCTGGTGCATCGTCGACGTGGTCGAGGAAGACGGGACGATGCGCCGCCTGGCCGTGGTCCACCCCGATCCGCAGAAGCAGGCCCTGGCCCGCCGCCTCACCTCGGGGTGGCCTCCCCAGGTGGACGACCCGCTGGGCGTGCCCCTGGCGGTGCGCACCCGCCGCTCCGAGGTGGTCTCGCACGTCCCCGACGAGCTGCTGGCCGAGGCCGCGCGCGACGAGCGGAACCTGCGCCTCCTGCGCGAGCTGGGGATCGGCTCGCTGATGGTGGCTCCCATGCTGGCGCGCGGGCACGTGCACGGGGCCATCACCTTCGTGAGCCCCGAGCGCGGCCAGTACGGCCCCGACTCCCTGGCGCTGGCCGAAGACCTGGCCCGGCGCGCCGCCATGGCCATCGACAACGCGCGCCTCTACCGCGCCGCCGAGCGCGCCCGCGCCCAGGCCGAGGAGGCCAGCCGCGCCAAGAGCGAGTTCCTGGCCACCATGAGCCACGAGCTGCGCACCCCGCTGAACGCCGTGCTGGGGTACGTGGACCTGCTGGAGCTGGAGCTGGCCGGCCCCGTCACCGACGCCCAGCGCGAGCACCTGGACCGCGTGCGCTCGGCCAGCGCCCACCTGCTGGGCCTGGTGGACGAGGTGCTCGACCTGGC from Longimicrobium sp. carries:
- a CDS encoding chemotaxis protein CheB, which translates into the protein MQGHDVIVVAASAGGVEALSALAAGLPPDLPAAVLVVMHFPAHATSMLPSILQRHGRLPAVHAEDGAELRSGTVYVAPPNRHLVVHQGHVRLTAGPRENGHRPAADPLFRSAARSYGPRVIGVVLSGNLDDGTAGLAAVRRHGGMTVVQDPADALYPGMPLSAISNAKVHHVAPLAELPALLVELVNTPVQEEVEAMEDTRGNGSRDDVEAEIAELDPAALQADERPGTPSGFSCPECHGVLWELKDGELVRYRCRVGHAYGAETLLAEQDESVEAALWTAFQALKERGALARRMCRRMEERGNGRSAGHFLAQADEADRRAEVIRRVLRGAADTGIEAGQTGRAAVG